The window TTGAGCACCGCGATGTAGCGCGTCCGGGTGCGCACGAGTGCGTCGCGGACGGCGAGCTCCGCCCGCACGTGCCGCTGCGCGTCGGACAGCCGGTGTGCGGGCCGGTACGCGCCCAGGCGGCACGCCTCGGCCAGCGTGCGGGCGTCGCGCTTGTCGGTCTTCACGCGCCGCGACCGGGTGGCATACATCGGCGCGTAGTTCGGGTCCGCGACGATCACCGTGTGGCCGAGCGCCTCGAGGTGGCGCGCGACCCACTCGCTCTCGGTCGAGGCCTCGAGGAGCACCCGGGCCGGGGCGCGACCGCCCAAGGCGGTGGTGAACTGCGGGCGCGTGGTCGCGATGCGCCGCTCGGTCACCGTCCCGTCGGCGCCGAGGGTACACAGCTGGCTCTCGCGCTTGTGCAGGTCGAGCCCTATCGTGTCGTGCGGGGCAGCAGTGGCGGGTCCTGGCATCGGCTGGCCTCCCGGGCAGTAGTGCGGCCCCTCTCGGGTGACCGCGTTAGTCACGTTGTGGCGCATCTATGGTGTGACCGCGTCCCCGCGGAGGTCCAGCCCCCAGCCGCCGCTTCATCCCCTCTAACTGGAGCGTTCGGTGGCCACGAACTGGGAGGTGTACGCATGACGCGTCGGCTCTGGATCGGGGTCGTCGCCGCCCCGCTCGCGGCGGTACCGGTCGTGTGGGCCGTCGCCCTCGCGGTGGCCGCGCGCGTCACCGGCGGGCCTCTACCGCCCGGCGCGGCCGGGCACACACTGTTCTTCTTCCTCCGCTTCGGCGCCCCCGCGGCTTACGCCCCGAGCGCGCTCCTCGGCGCCTGCGCCGACTGCACCGCCACCGCTCCGGTGGCCGCGCCGGGCGCGCTGCGGCGACTCGTGCTGCCCGCGTACACCTACACGCGAATGAGGGCCGGCGACGTCCACAGCTGCGCCATTCGGACCGACGGCACGCTCGCTTCCCGGGGCGACATGGTGTTGGCCCGGGCGATGCATCTGCCCACTGGCACCCGCGTAGGTGAGTGCGCGTAACTTCCGCGGCTGTGCGCCGCGGACGGGCGGCACGCTCACGTGCTGGCGGGATACCCTCGCCACCGGTGCGCGGCGCCGTCGCCCGCCGCGGCACGCCCCACTGGCCTACGACCTTTTTCCGCGACGACGAGCTGCGCATCGTCGTCCGCGGGAGCTGGAGGTGTGGGCCGGCATCAACCTCTCGGCCCTCGCCGCGCCCACACCGGAGCGACCTCATGCGTCTGACCGCCGCCCGTCGTGTCCTCGGCCATCGGCGTGTTGGTGGTGACGGGCGGCGCATGCTTCGACCTGTTCTTCACCCCCGGGACCGTGACCCCAGGCTCGATCTACTTCGTCGCGCTGCGGACGACCGACGGCGGGAACCCCGCGGCGTTCGGGTACGCGGGTATCTTGTTCCCCGACCCCTAACCCCCACGGTACGCTGCTCACGGGCGCGGCCACCACGTCGCCGACCGGGGGGCCGTACACCGCGGTCCGCGGGATCGACGTCGCCTGCCGTACGTAGCACGAACACCGCGGTCGTCACCCCCGAGCCGGCGGCCGCCGCCCTGCTCGCGGCGGGGCTGGCGGGCGTGGGCGCGGCAGTCCGGCGGCGGGGCGCGACCGCCTAACACCATCGTCTAACGCGATCGCCTCGCGCGGCGGCCGCACGCGACCGGCCGGACCCGACGGCCGAACTCACCAGCACCAGCACACACCGGAGCGTACCCATGCGAACGACCGTCGTCCGACGCGCGCGGCTGCTGCGCGCCGCCCTCTCCGCGGCCCCCGTGCTCACGTTCGGCGGCGTGCGCGCCGCATCGCTCGCGGCGCAGGCGCCGCGTCACTACGCCGTGGCCGGGATCCTCGGGCCGGGGGGCGAGGCGGGGAAGTGCGGCAGCGCCGCGCAGACGCCCGGTCCCGGGGTCAGCATCCTCGGCTGCACGCTGTCCGGGCTTCGGTTCACGGGCACCAGCTCCACCCTCGCCGGGGTCGTCGGCGCGAACGTGTCGGTGCAGGGCACGAGTACGGGGCCGTTCGCGCCGGGCACGACGGCGTTCTCCAACGCGGGCGCGTTGTGGACCGACCAGATCGTGTTCGGCGGGACGCGGCCGGCGTCCGCGGCCTTCACCGTCAGCTTCAACGGCCTGCTCGGCCCGGGCGGCACCGTGGCCTACGGCTTCGAGGGCGAGGCGACCTCCTACGACCAGACGGTCTCGCGGCCGGGCGCGGTCGCGGACGTACAGACGATCCGCGTGGCCACGGTCGACCAGCTCCCGCTGGTGTTCGACTACTTCGTCCGCGCGGTCGCGAGCGTGACGAACTCCGGGTCGGCCGACGCGCCGCTCGCCGGGTCGGCGTTCGCCGACTTCGCCGGCGGGGTCACGCTCACGGGCCTCGCGTTCTACGACGCGGCGGGGCAGGACATCACGGGCCGGGTGCAGTACACGTTCGCGAACGGGACGGTGATCTACCCGCAGCAAGCCGTCCCGGAGCCCGCGGCCGTCGCCCTGCTCGCGGCGGGGCTCGCGGGCGCGGGCGCGATCGCCCGGCGACGCCCGCGCGCCTAACGCGCGGTCCCGACGCGCTCGCCCGACCGCGCCGGCCCCCGCCGCCGCTTCCCGGCGGAGCGAACACCGCCCCATAGTGCGGGCGGGTGCACATGCGTGCGCCGATGAACGCCGCGACGCCCCCGCCGCGGCCCGGTCTGGCCGCCCTGGCGCCGATGCCCACCCGACCCAAACTCACCGCCGTCCACGACTCCTGATGTCGTCGCGGGGCAGCCCCAGCGCCGCCCGACGGCGCGATCACCAGGCCGTCGCGGATCATCGCCTTCGAGATGGCGCTGATCCGCACGGCAGCCACCACACCGGCGGGCGCCGACCAGACACATCGCCCGCGTCGGCACGGGCCGCCGCAGCTTCGCACGCCGGACGCCGCGCCGTCGATTCGTTCAACAACCTCCGCCGCAGTCCCCTCCAGCAGTTCGCGCCCGCGTGGGGCTTGCCGACCACGGCGGGGGTCCGCGGCTGCCAAACACAAACGCGCTTTGCTCTAGCGCCCGGCGGCGACGCGGTGCACTCTCGTCCCACGCGCCGACGCCAGTGGGTCGAGATCGCCGACCAGCCGTGGTGCCCGGCGGCGGTGCGCGACGGACTGACCGACTACCTGCAGTTCGTCATCGACCGCACGGGCCCCTACGCCGCCGCGGCGCCCCTGCTCGCCGCGGCGCTCCGCACGAACGCCGCGGACGCCGGCGCGACGCGCGACGTCGTCGACCTGGGCTCGGGGGCGGGCGGGCCGTGGCGCACCCTCGCCGGCGCGCTCGCCGCGGCAGGCGTGCCCGTGCGCGTGCGCCTAACCGACGCCTACCCGAACGCGGCGGCGTTCGCCCGCCTGGCGGTCGCGACCGGGGGCGTCGTGACCGGCGCGCCGCAGCCCGTGTCGGCCGACGCGGTGCCGGCCGACCTCGCGGGATTCCGCACCCTGTTCTCCGCCTTCCACCACTACCCGCCGCCGCTCGCCCGGCGCGTCCTGGCCGACGCGGTCGCGCGCGGCGCGGGCATCGGGGTGTTCGAGGCCACGCGGCGCGACCCGCGCGCCCTCCTGGTCATGCTCGCGGTGCCGTTCGCCGTCCTGCTTGCCACGCCCTTGCTGCGGCCGTTCCGGTGGTCGCGGCTTCTGCTCACGTACGTGCTGCCGCTCATCCCGCTGGTGGCGCTCGTCGACGGCGTCGTCTCCTGCCTGCGGACGTACACGCCGGACGAACTGCGCGCGCTGGCGCGAGCCGCGGAGGCCGACGCCGCGCAGGCCGGCGTCGCGACCGGCGACACGCCGGGGGACGGCGCGCGGGGCGACGCGGGATACGCGTGGACGGCGGGCGAGGCGGGCGCGGGCCCGATCCCGATGACGTACCTGGTCGGGCGCCCGGGCCACCCGTAGGCCGCCAGGGCCAGGCCGCCAGGCCGCCAGTGGTCGCTGTCGAGGACCTCGACCTCGACGCCCACTCGGGACACCAGGGTGGGTCCGCCGCCGTGCGGGCGCGCGGCGGACTCGGTGCTGGCGGAAACGGTCCCGCGTCTGGCGACGATCACGGACTCCGTGCACGCTGACGCTCGGCCGCGGCGAGCGCGCGGACACCGTACTGCGACCAGAGACGGCGCTCGGGTCGGGGCCGTCCGTGGTCGGCGTGATTGCCGGTCGCGCCGGGCTCTGATTCGCCCGCGGATGTCACGGATCGTCGCGCTCCCCGTCGTCGCCGAACGCCGGCCCGGCGTCGTCGCCGCCGCTCAGCCGCTCGACGCGGAGGAGCTGGCGGTACTGCCGGCCGCCCACGGTGAGCGTGACCAGGTAGTCGCCGCTCGGCACGACGGGCGCCGGCCCGCGGCGTCCGCCACTCCCGCCGAACAGGCCCCCGCCGCCGCCCCGCTCGACCGGGCGGCCCGGGACGCGCAGTAGATCCGTGATCGCCTCCGTACCGCCGGGGAACCCGTTCAGCACGTCGAGCGGGCTGTCCTCGCCGCCGCCCGCCGCACCTTCGCCGCCGGCGCGCGCGCCCCCTGCGGGCGCCCCCCCCGCGCCGACGAACGCCCCCTCGGCCGGGCGCGCCGCGAACGTGCCGCCCCCGCCGCCGCGGACGCCGCTGCGGTAGAAATTGGTGGGGTCGTAGGTCGGCGCGGTGATGCGGCGCAGCGTCTCGACGATCGGCCGCGCCGTGCCGGCCTTCTCGAGCGAGTCGATCACGAACGCGACCCGCGTGGCGCGTTCGGCGCTGTCGCGCCGCTGCGAGGGGGAGAGCGGCGCGCGCGGTGCCGGGCGGCCGCGGAAATCCCAGACCACGCGGTGAAGCCCGGGCGTGGCGGGGCCGGTGAGCGTGCGCACGGTGTCGCCCCGCGCGTTGGTGATCAGGAGGCTCGCCTGCGGCCCGCGCGGGCCGCCGGGGCCGCGCGGGCCGGCCGCCCCGCCGCCCGCGTTAGACACCGGACTGTTAGGCGCCGCTCCGGTCGACGCCGCGGCGGCCGCGGCCGCGCTCGGCGGCGGGGGCGTGCCCGCGCGGGCGGCGGTCGGCGACTCGTCGGGCGTCGTCGCCCCGGCGCGCGCCGGCGTCGCCGCCGCGCCCGACGCGCCGGCCGGCGCGCCCCCGCCGCCGTTCGGCGCGTCGCTCGGGCCGAGGCCGGCGACGGCCGCGCCGCCGCCCGGCCCCGCGACCCGGTAGACGATCTCCGCCCCGTACGCCGGGCTCGGCGCCGCGAACACCTTCTGCCCCGAGCCGTTGGACGACTCGCCGAGCGCGGGGCCCTGGCCGTACTCGTAGCCCGTCTTCGGCTCGAACAGGTACGTCGGGGCGGCCGCGACCGCGCCGAGCTTCGCGCCCGCCATCTGCTGCAGCGGCGCCACGTCGACGACCCACAGCCCGCGCCCGTGCGTCGCGGCGATCAGCTCGTGGTCGCGCGGGTGGACCTTGAGGTCGAACACCGGCGTCGTCGGCAGCCCGGCCATGAAGCGCTGCCACGACGCGCCGCGGTCGAGCGAGACGTACGCGCCTAACGACGTGCCGGCGTAGAGCAGGTCGCGGTTCGCGGGGTCCTCGCGGACGACGTGCACCTGGTCCGCGCTCCCCGAAGGCAGCCCGGCCGCGATCGAGCGGAAGGTGCGGCCGCCGTCGGCCGTCGCGTAGAGGTAGGGCGTGAAGTCGTTCCGGCGGTGGTTGTCGAACGCGACGTAGAAGGCGAGCGAGTCCGCGTGCGAGGGCTCGATGCGGCTCACGTACACGTCGCCGCTCGGCAGGCCGGGGAAGCGCGCGGCGGGGATCTGCTCCCACGACGCGCCGTCGGTGCGCGTCGTCCAGACGTTGCCGTCGTCGGTGCCGGCGTAGAGAAAGCCCGGCCGCACGTACGACTCGGCGAGCGCGACGACCGTGCCGTACGTCTCCGCGCCGGTCGCGTCGAGCGTGATGCCGCCGGTCTTGTTGACGCTCGTGTCGATCTTCGCCCGCTGCTGCTTGGAGAGGTCGGGCGAGATGAAGTAGAGGCTGTCGCCGCGGCGCGTGCTCTTGAGCACCCGGTTGCCGCCGACGTACAGGACGTCGGGGTTGTGGGGCGAGAGGAAGAACGGCGTCTCCCAGTTGAAGCGCACGTCGAACGCCGCCGAGTCGGCGCGCTGGCGGGCGCGGATCCCGGCGATCTGCGTGCGCTGGGCGGGCGACTCGGGGCGCGCGGTGTCGCCGCGGGCGACGAGCACCGAGTCCTCGAACTGCTGGTAGCGCGGGCGGAAGGCGGGCTTGACGAGCGCGTTCCGCTCGCCCGTGCGCAGGTTGAGGCGCGAGACGTTGCCGCCCTGCGACTCGCCGAAGACGACCCACGGCTCTGCCGGGTGCTGCGCGGTGTAGAAGCCGTCGCCGCCGGCGATCGTGAACCAGTACGCGTTGGTCACCGGCCCGCTCTTCCGCCGGCTCGGCCCGCACCACGAGCCGTTGTCCTGCGCGCCCGCGCAGACGTTGTAGGGCGTCTCGAAGTCGTAGCTCAGGTCGTAGAACTGCGCGATCGGGAGCACGGCGCCGAAGTCGTAGTTGCCGCCGCCGTCCCAGCTCTGCGAGATCCCGCCGTCGTCGCCGACGATCATGTGCTCCGGGTCGCCGGGGTCGATCCACATCGCGTGGTGGTCGACGTGGATGCCCTGCGTGGCCGTGCGCGCCGTCCGCCCGCCGTCGTTCGAGACGAGCACGGGCGTCGACGAGAACCAGACGCGGTCGGGGTTCCGCGGGTGCACGCGCACCTGCGAGTAGTAGAACGGCCGCGTGTCCGCGTCGTTCATCTTCTCCCACGTGCGGCCGCCGTCGCGGGTGCGGTAGAGGCCGTTGCCTAACTTCTGCTTCGCCGTGCCTTTCGGGACCTTGCGGCCGCGCACCGAGTCGGCCTCGACCAGCGCGTAGACGACGTTCGGGTCCTGCGGGAAGATGCTGAGGCTGATGCGCCCCTTCTGGGTTTCGGGGAAGCCGCCGCCGCGGACCTCGCTCCACGTCGCGCCCGCGTCGGTGCTCTTCCAGAGGGCGGAGCCGGGGCCGCCGCTCGTCAGGAAGTAGGGGCCGCGGACGCGCTCGTAGCTCGCCGCCCAGACGGTGTTCGGGTTTCTGGGGTCGATCGCGACGTCGACGAAGCCGGCGCGCGGGCTCACGAACTTCGCGAGCTTCCACGTCGCGCCGCCGTCCTCGGTCTTGTAGAGGCCGCGCTCGGGGTTTGCGGCCCAGGCGGCGCCTAACGCGGCGACGTAGACGACGTTCGGGTCGGTCGGGTGGACGGCGATGCGGCCGACGTGCTGCGTCTTCTCGAGTCCCACCGGCTTCCAGGTCATGCCGCCGTCGGTGCTCTTGTACACGCCGCGGCCGGGCTCGATCGTGTTGCGCGAGTTCTGCTCGCCGGTGCCGGCCCAGACCTGCTGCGTGTCGCTCGGCGCGATGGCGAGCGCGCCCATCGAGATCACGCGCTGGTCGTCGAAGACGGGGCGGAAGGTGGTGCCGCCGTTCGTCGTCTTCCAGATCCCGCCGGCGACCGAGGAGACGAAGAAGGTCTTCGACGGCGAGGGGATCCCGGCGATGTCCGAGACGCGCCCCTCGAAGTTGGCGGGGCCGATCGTGCGCCAGCGGAAGCCGGCGAGCGTCGCGGAGTCGAGGGTGGAGCGGGCACCCGCGGCGGCCGGCGCGCGGGGCGGCTGCTGCGGGGCACGCGGCTGCGCGGCCAGTGGCTCGGCGCACAGCACCGCGACGACGGCGGGTGTGAGGCGGACCGCGGCCCGGCGGGCGGCGGGCGGGCGGCGGAGGTGCGGTCGGAACATGGGCGGCGGGCGCGGGGCGGCGGACGTATTGCGGGCGCTACGCAGGGGATCGGCAGAGCGCTGTACGGTCCGGGCCGCCAGCGCGCGACGGTCGAACGTATGTAGAGACGCCCGCCGACGCTCGCCGACGCCTCCGGCACAGACGCGTCGGGCGCGGCCGCGGGGTCGTGCGTGGCGCGCGACGTGTGATGCGCGCCACGCGGCACACCCCGGGCGCGTGCCGTGGCACGCCCGGCATCTGGCGCGCGGCGCGTCGAACTGCTATCGCGGCCGGCGCGGAAATTTCCCATAATCTCGCGCGTCGCAGAATTACTACGTCGCCCCGCCGCCGTGCCGCGTCGGGCGGATCGGCCAGGTCCCGGCCGAGTTGGTAGCACGTCGGAAGTAAATCCGCCGCGCGGGCGTCGCCCGCGGCGGGTCACCCGACGACGGGGCCCCGGTGGGCACTCGTGTCGCTCGAGCCCACCGCGCCCGCCCGCCTCCCGCGCCGCGCGACGCCGAGGGCGGCACGGGAGTACGGCCGCAGTCCCCCGCCCACCCCGGGCGGGACGCCGACCGCGCGCCTCACCGTCCTACCGTCCGGAGACCCGCATGTCCAGTCGGACCACGCACGCCCGCACGTCCGGGGTGCAATACCAGCAATACCAGTCCACCGCCCCCGGCCCCGACGCGGGCCCGCGCCCGCGTCAGATCCAGCACTTCGGCTGGACCCCCGACCTCCCCGACCACCGGGACTTCCTCTACGCCGCGCCGACGCCCGTATTGAAGAACATCCCGGCGAGCGTCGACCTCCGGCCGAAGTGTCCGCCCGTGTACAACCCGGGCGAGCTCGGGAGCTGCACGGCGAACGCGATCGCCGGCGCGGTCGAGTTCGACCAGATGAAGGAGTCCGCCAAGTACCCGACGCCGTTCGTGCCCTCGCGCCTGTTCATCTACTACAACGAGCGGACGATCGAAGGGACGGTCGGCCAGGACAGCGGCGCGCAGCTGCGCGACGGCATCAAGAGCGTCGCGTCGGTCGGCGTCTGTCCGGAGGCGACGGACTGGCCGTACGACATCACCAAGTTCACCGACGCGCCGCCCGCCCAGGCCTTCGCCGACGCGTCGCAGTACAAGGTCACGTCGTACCTGCGCCTGATCCAGGACCTCAACACGATAAAGGGGTGCCTCGCGTCCGGCTACCCGTTCGTCTTCGGGTTCACGGCGTACGACAGCATCTATCAGCCGAACGCCGCGAGGACCGGCCAGATCCCGATGCCGACGACGCAGGACAGCGTCGTCGGGGGCCACGCGGTGATGGCGGTCGGGTACGACGACGCGTCGCGCGCCTTCACCATCCGGAACTCGTGGGGGACGGAGTGGGGCGCGGGCGGGTACGGGTTCCTGCCGTACTCGTACCTGCTCGAACGCACGCTCGCGCAGGACTTCTGGACGATCCGGAGCACCTGACAGCGGGCGCCGCCGCGGGGCGGGGCCGGCGTGTTAGGCCGACGCCGTCGCGCCCGACGGCCGCAGGTGCGTGACGACGACGGGCAGGCGCGCCGCGAGCGCGTCGGCGACGAGTAGGCGGTGGCAGTGCCGCGGGTCGGCCTCGAAGCAGAGCAGACAGACGTGCCGAGCGGCCGCCAGCCCCGCGAGCACGTCGAGGTCGGCCTGCGCCTCGGCCGTGCCGAGGTGCGCACGGTAGACCGCGCGCATCGCGGCGTGGCGCCCGGCGCGGGCGGCGGCGCGCCCGTCGGCCGGCGTGCCGAGCCCGCGCAGGTGGCGGTAGTCGACGCCCGCCTCGGCGAGCGCGGCCGCGAGGCGCGACTTGGCGAACCCCGGCCGGCGCGAGCGGGCGACGGCGCGCACGTCCACGAGTAGCGCGACGCCGGCG is drawn from Gemmatimonadetes bacterium T265 and contains these coding sequences:
- a CDS encoding peptidase C1, translated to MQYQQYQSTAPGPDAGPRPRQIQHFGWTPDLPDHRDFLYAAPTPVLKNIPASVDLRPKCPPVYNPGELGSCTANAIAGAVEFDQMKESAKYPTPFVPSRLFIYYNERTIEGTVGQDSGAQLRDGIKSVASVGVCPEATDWPYDITKFTDAPPAQAFADASQYKVTSYLRLIQDLNTIKGCLASGYPFVFGFTAYDSIYQPNAARTGQIPMPTTQDSVVGGHAVMAVGYDDASRAFTIRNSWGTEWGAGGYGFLPYSYLLERTLAQDFWTIRST